The Sesamum indicum cultivar Zhongzhi No. 13 linkage group LG2, S_indicum_v1.0, whole genome shotgun sequence genome contains a region encoding:
- the LOC105156448 gene encoding protein NSP-INTERACTING KINASE 2-like: protein MKMMSEEAIFWGVAFCSFWAYAAAMLTPNGVNFEVLALMDIKKSLNDPHGVLNWDENAVDPCGWTMVGCSKDNLVMTLAIPSQSLSGTISPSIGNLTHLTSVLLQDNNISGPIPPELGKLPKLQELDLSENLLTGEIPSSLAQLKSLQYLRLNNNSLTGAIPLALGNLTQLTFLDLSYNNLSGPVPKLLAKTFNVLGNPMICATGKEPDCNGTAPLPLSFSLNNAQNPQPSGRTNSHKFALAFGSSLGCICILILGFGFLIWWRHKHNKQIFFDVHEQHREEVCLGNLRRFQFRELQIATHNFSSKNIIGKGGFGNVYKGYLRDGTVVAVKRLKDGSNVGGEIQFQTEVEMISLAVHRNLLRLYGFCITPTERLLVYPYMANGNVASRLKAKPPLDWGTRKRIALGAARGLLYLHEQCDPKIIHRDVKAANILLDEYYEAVVGDFGLAKLLDHRDSHVTTAVRGTVGHIAPEYLSTGQSSEKTDVFGFGILLLELITGQRALEFGKAANQKGAMLDWVKKIHQEKKLDMLVDKDLRNNYDRIELEEMVQVALLCTQYLPNHRPKMSEVVRMLEGDGLAEKWEASQRAEVTRCRANEFSSSERYSDLTDDSSLLVQAMELSGPR from the exons ATGAAAATGATGAGTGAAGAAGCTATTTTCTGGGGGGTAGCTTTTTGCAGCTTCTGGGCTTATGCTGCTGCTATGCTTACCCCTAATGGTGTCAACTTTGAAG TGCTAGCTTTGATGGATATCAAGAAATCACTGAATGATCCTCATGGAGTGCTTAATTGGGATGAAAATGCTGTTGATCCATGTGGCTGGACTATGGTTGGTTGTTCCAAGGATAATCTAGTCATGACTCT AGCAATTCCAAGTCAAAGTTTATCCGGCACGATATCCCCAAGTATTGGGAATTTGACTCATCTCACTAGTGT GCTCTTGCAGGATAATAATATATCAGGGCCTATTCCTCCTGAATTAGGAAAGCTCCCAAAACTTCAAGAACTTGATCTTTCCGAAAACTTGCTTACAGGAGAAATACCCTCTTCTTTAGCCCAACTGAAAAGTCTCCAGTACCT GAGGTTGAACAATAATAGTCTTACTGGAGCTATCCCTTTGGCTTTGGGCAACTTGACTCAGCTTACCTTTCT GGATTtgtcatataataatttgagcGGGCCGGTTCCGAAGCTTCTTGCCAAAACATTCAA TGTTTTGGGAAATCCTATGATATGTGCAACGGGCAAAGAGCCGGACTGCAATGGAACTGCACCATTACCTCTATCCTTCTCTCTGAATAATGCACAAA aTCCTCAGCCATCAGGAAGAACAAACAGTCACAAATTTGCTCTGGCGTTTGGTTCGAGCCTCGGTTGCATTTGCATACTGATTCTTGGATTCGGTTTTCTAATCTGGTGGAGACATAAGCACAACAAGCAGATATTTTTCGATGTCCATG AACAACATCGTGAAGAAGTCTGCCTTGGAAACTTGAGAAGGTTCCAGTTCAGAGAACTTCAGATTGCCACCCACAACTTCAGCAGCAAGAACATCATTGGGAAAGGAGGCTTTGGTAATGTCTACAAAGGTTACCTCCGAGATGGAACAGTTGTAGCTGTAAAAAGGCTCAAAGATGGAAGTAACGTCGGTGGAGAGATTCAGTTCCAGACTGAAGTTGAGATGATCAGTCTTGCGGTTCACAGAAACCTCCTTCGCCTATATGGATTCTGCATCACTCCAACTGAAAGGCTTCTCGTTTATCCCTATATGGCCAATGGAAATGTTGCTTCGCGTCTCAAAG CCAAACCACCCCTGGATTGGGGTACTAGGAAGAGAATAGCATTGGGAGCAGCAAGGGGTTTGTTATACCTGCATGAGCAATGTGATCCAAAGATCATTCACCGGGATGTAAAGGCAGCAAATATTCTGCTTGATGAGTATTATGAGGCCGTGGTTGGAGATTTTGGGCTGGCAAAGCTTCTTGATCACCGGGATTCACATGTTACAACAGCTGTCCGTGGCACAGTTGGGCATATAGCTCCTGAATATTTGTCAACGGGCCAGTCCTCAGAGAAAACCGACGTTTTTGGATTTGGAATTCTGCTGCTAGAACTGATCACTGGTCAGAGGGCTCTCGAATTTGGCAAAGCTGCCAACCAGAAAGGAGCTATGCTTGACTGG GTGAAGAAAattcatcaagaaaagaagCTTGACATGCTGGTGGACAAGGACCTTAGGAACAACTACGACCGGATTGAGCTCGAAGAAATGGTGCAGGTAGCTTTGTTATGCACTCAGTATCTACCCAACCATAGACCAAAAATGTCTGAAGTGGTTAGAATGCTTGAAGGAGACGGGCTTGCTGAAAAATGGGAAGCTTCTCAAAGAGCTGAGGTTACTCGATGTCGGGCCAATGAATTCTCCTCTTCGGAGAGATATTCTGATCTTACAGATGACTCATCCTTGCTGGTTCAGGCCATGGAACTCTCAGGTCCCAGGTGA
- the LOC105156449 gene encoding uridine-cytidine kinase C isoform X3: MAKDTSNVDLAHRKPGLLKDQVRLIKRKDSDRYEIAPIPDNLSFEKGFFVVVRACQLLAQKNDGLILIGVAGPSGAGKTAFTEKILNFMPSIAVISMDNYNDASRIIDGNFDDPRLTDYDTLLKNIQDLKTGKPVDVPVYDFKSSSRTGYRTLEVPSSRIVVIEGIYALSEKLRPFLDLRVSVTGGVHFDLVKRVLRDIQRAGQEPEEIIHQISETVYPMYKAFIEPDLRTAHIKIINKFNPFTGFQSPTYILKSMRDVTVEQVKSVMSEEHAESTEQTYDIYLLPPGEDPETCQSYLRMRNKDGKYNLMFEEWVTDHPFVISPRITFEVSVRLLGGLMALGYTIAAILKRSSHVFSDERVCVKIDWLEQLNRHYVQVQGRDRIVVKCVAEQLGLEGSYVPRTYIEQIQLEKLVNEVMALPDDLKTKLSIDEDSVSSPKEALSRASAERAARIKNLRSGMSHSYSTNRDKNLSKNRRFEDRTADSSATLANQGAVTHLSEQISTLNDRMDDFTSRIEELNSKLTSTKSSPSSQNIALQAETYNGSAPTSYFISGLGNGSLTGPMMPNSSSSSQLAKESSLFDELSSIARGQRQVMHQLDNLSNLLREKLEERSERDRRHNTNVTPENDLTRISIILASLAVSSLGIFWFKGLLSRN; encoded by the exons atgGCTAAAGATACTTCTAACGTTGATTTAGCTCATCGGAAACCTGGTCTCTTGAAAGATCAAGTTCGGTTGATTAAAAGGAAGGACTCTGACCGCTATGAGATCGCTCCTATTCCTGATAATTTGTCTTTTGAGAAAGGTTTCTTTGTTGTAGTCCGTGCATGCCAGTTATTGGCACAGAAGAACGATGGACTTATACTGATAGGTGTAGCTGGCCCCTCCGGGGCTGGTAAGACTGCGTTCACTGAGAAGATACTAAACTTTATGCCAAGCATAGCTGTCATTTCAATGGACAATTACAATGATGCAAGTCGGATTATCGATGGGAACTTTGATG ATCCACGCTTGACAGACTATGACACTTTGCTGAAAAACATTCAAGATCTGAAGACAGGGAAGCCTGTTGATGTCCCAGTATATGATTTCAAATCTAGCTCTCGCACAGGATACAG GACACTTGAAGTCCCAAGCTCCCGTATTGTGGTTATCGAGGGCATCTATGCTTTAAGTGAAAAGTTGCGTCCTTTTCTGGATCTTCGAGTTTCTGTGACAGGTGGTGTTCACTTTGATCTTGTTAAACGGGTTTTACGGGACATACAACGTGCTGGACAGGAACCAGAAGAAATAATACACCAAATATCTGAAACA GTGTATCCTATGTATAAGGCTTTTATTGAGCCTGACCTCCGCACTgcacatataaaaattatcaacaaatttaaccCATTTACTGGATTCCAGTCTCCTACTTATATACTTAAG TCTATGAGGGATGTAACTGTCGAGCAAGTCAAATCCGTCATGTCTGAAGAACATGCCGAAAGTACAGAACAAACTTATGACATATATCTTCTACCGCCTGGTGAAGATCCGGAGACCTGCCAATCTTATTTGCGGATGCGTAATAAAGATGGAAAGTACAATCTCATGTTTGAG GAATGGGTCACCGATCATCCATTTGTCATATCTCCAAGAATAACTTTTGAAGTTAGCGTGCGGCTTCTTGGTGGACTAATGGCCTTGGGATACACAATAGCAGCCATACTCAAAAGAAGCAGCCATGTCTTTTCTGATGAAAGGGTCTGCGTGAAAATTGATTGGCTGGAGCAGTTAAACCGTCATTATGTTCAG GTACAAGGTAGAGATCGCATTGTCGTAAAATGTGTAGCAGAACAACTGGGATTGGAAGGTTCATATGTTCCAAGAACTTACATTGAACAAATACAGTTGGAGAAACTCGTCAATGAGGTTATG GCACTGCCAGATGATTTGAAAACCAAGCTTAGCATAGATGAGGACTCTGTTTCAAGCCCAAAGGAAGCACTTTCCCGAGCCTCAGCAGAGAGGGCGGCAAGAATCAAGAATCTTAGAAG TGGCATGTCACACTCATATTCAACAAACAGAGATAAGAACCTGTCCAAGAACAGGAGGTTTGAGGATAGGACTGCGGACTCTTCAGCAACATTAGCGAATCAG GGGGCTGTCACACATCTTTCGGAACAGATTTCTACCCTAAATGACAGGATGGATGATTTCACGTCTCGCATTGAAGAGCTAAATTCGAAGTTAACAAGCACAAAATCTTCTCCTAGCTCACAAAATATAGCATTGCAAGCTGAAACCTATAATGGGTCGGCTCCAACTTCTTACTTCATATCAGGTTTGGGGAATGGATCTTTAACTGGACCTATGATGCCaaattcatcatcttcttcccaGCTAGCAAAAGAGTCATCTTTGTTTGACGAG CTATCGAGTATAGCAAGAGGTCAGCGCCAAGTTATGCATCAGCTGGACAACCTTAGCAATCTTTTACGTGAAAAATTGGAGGAAAGATCAGAACGTGACAGAAGACATAATACAAATGTAACTCCTGAAAATGATTTAACAAGAATTTCCATAATCTTAGCATCATTGGCAGTCAGCAGTTTGGGAATCTTTTGGTTCAAGGGTCTTCTATCCCGAAACTGA
- the LOC105156449 gene encoding uridine-cytidine kinase C isoform X2, with product MPESFYAFLLLNHTCNRKTEYQHGKRKSIIISMAKDTSNVDLAHRKPGLLKDQVRLIKRKDSDRYEIAPIPDNLSFEKGFFVVVRACQLLAQKNDGLILIGVAGPSGAGKTAFTEKILNFMPSIAVISMDNYNDASRIIDGNFDDPRLTDYDTLLKNIQDLKTGKPVDVPVYDFKSSSRTGYRTLEVPSSRIVVIEGIYALSEKLRPFLDLRVSVTGGVHFDLVKRVLRDIQRAGQEPEEIIHQISETVYPMYKAFIEPDLRTAHIKIINKFNPFTGFQSPTYILKSMRDVTVEQVKSVMSEEHAESTEQTYDIYLLPPGEDPETCQSYLRMRNKDGKYNLMFEEWVTDHPFVISPRITFEVSVRLLGGLMALGYTIAAILKRSSHVFSDERVCVKIDWLEQLNRHYVQVQGRDRIVVKCVAEQLGLEGSYVPRTYIEQIQLEKLVNEVMALPDDLKTKLSIDEDSVSSPKEALSRASAERAARIKNLRSGMSHSYSTNRDKNLSKNRRFEDRTADSSATLANQGAVTHLSEQISTLNDRMDDFTSRIEELNSKLTSTKSSPSSQNIALQAETYNGSAPTSYFISGLGNGSLTGPMMPNSSSSSQLAKESSLFDELSSIARGQRQVMHQLDNLSNLLREKLEERSERDRRHNTNVTPENDLTRISIILASLAVSSLGIFWFKGLLSRN from the exons ATGCCCGAAAGCTTCTACGCTTTTCTTTTGCTGAACCACACTTGTAACAGAAAAACAGAGTATCAGCACGGGAAGAG aaaatcaattataatatcaatgGCTAAAGATACTTCTAACGTTGATTTAGCTCATCGGAAACCTGGTCTCTTGAAAGATCAAGTTCGGTTGATTAAAAGGAAGGACTCTGACCGCTATGAGATCGCTCCTATTCCTGATAATTTGTCTTTTGAGAAAGGTTTCTTTGTTGTAGTCCGTGCATGCCAGTTATTGGCACAGAAGAACGATGGACTTATACTGATAGGTGTAGCTGGCCCCTCCGGGGCTGGTAAGACTGCGTTCACTGAGAAGATACTAAACTTTATGCCAAGCATAGCTGTCATTTCAATGGACAATTACAATGATGCAAGTCGGATTATCGATGGGAACTTTGATG ATCCACGCTTGACAGACTATGACACTTTGCTGAAAAACATTCAAGATCTGAAGACAGGGAAGCCTGTTGATGTCCCAGTATATGATTTCAAATCTAGCTCTCGCACAGGATACAG GACACTTGAAGTCCCAAGCTCCCGTATTGTGGTTATCGAGGGCATCTATGCTTTAAGTGAAAAGTTGCGTCCTTTTCTGGATCTTCGAGTTTCTGTGACAGGTGGTGTTCACTTTGATCTTGTTAAACGGGTTTTACGGGACATACAACGTGCTGGACAGGAACCAGAAGAAATAATACACCAAATATCTGAAACA GTGTATCCTATGTATAAGGCTTTTATTGAGCCTGACCTCCGCACTgcacatataaaaattatcaacaaatttaaccCATTTACTGGATTCCAGTCTCCTACTTATATACTTAAG TCTATGAGGGATGTAACTGTCGAGCAAGTCAAATCCGTCATGTCTGAAGAACATGCCGAAAGTACAGAACAAACTTATGACATATATCTTCTACCGCCTGGTGAAGATCCGGAGACCTGCCAATCTTATTTGCGGATGCGTAATAAAGATGGAAAGTACAATCTCATGTTTGAG GAATGGGTCACCGATCATCCATTTGTCATATCTCCAAGAATAACTTTTGAAGTTAGCGTGCGGCTTCTTGGTGGACTAATGGCCTTGGGATACACAATAGCAGCCATACTCAAAAGAAGCAGCCATGTCTTTTCTGATGAAAGGGTCTGCGTGAAAATTGATTGGCTGGAGCAGTTAAACCGTCATTATGTTCAG GTACAAGGTAGAGATCGCATTGTCGTAAAATGTGTAGCAGAACAACTGGGATTGGAAGGTTCATATGTTCCAAGAACTTACATTGAACAAATACAGTTGGAGAAACTCGTCAATGAGGTTATG GCACTGCCAGATGATTTGAAAACCAAGCTTAGCATAGATGAGGACTCTGTTTCAAGCCCAAAGGAAGCACTTTCCCGAGCCTCAGCAGAGAGGGCGGCAAGAATCAAGAATCTTAGAAG TGGCATGTCACACTCATATTCAACAAACAGAGATAAGAACCTGTCCAAGAACAGGAGGTTTGAGGATAGGACTGCGGACTCTTCAGCAACATTAGCGAATCAG GGGGCTGTCACACATCTTTCGGAACAGATTTCTACCCTAAATGACAGGATGGATGATTTCACGTCTCGCATTGAAGAGCTAAATTCGAAGTTAACAAGCACAAAATCTTCTCCTAGCTCACAAAATATAGCATTGCAAGCTGAAACCTATAATGGGTCGGCTCCAACTTCTTACTTCATATCAGGTTTGGGGAATGGATCTTTAACTGGACCTATGATGCCaaattcatcatcttcttcccaGCTAGCAAAAGAGTCATCTTTGTTTGACGAG CTATCGAGTATAGCAAGAGGTCAGCGCCAAGTTATGCATCAGCTGGACAACCTTAGCAATCTTTTACGTGAAAAATTGGAGGAAAGATCAGAACGTGACAGAAGACATAATACAAATGTAACTCCTGAAAATGATTTAACAAGAATTTCCATAATCTTAGCATCATTGGCAGTCAGCAGTTTGGGAATCTTTTGGTTCAAGGGTCTTCTATCCCGAAACTGA
- the LOC105156449 gene encoding uridine-cytidine kinase C isoform X1 gives MPESFYAFLLLNHTCNRKTEYQHGKSRKSIIISMAKDTSNVDLAHRKPGLLKDQVRLIKRKDSDRYEIAPIPDNLSFEKGFFVVVRACQLLAQKNDGLILIGVAGPSGAGKTAFTEKILNFMPSIAVISMDNYNDASRIIDGNFDDPRLTDYDTLLKNIQDLKTGKPVDVPVYDFKSSSRTGYRTLEVPSSRIVVIEGIYALSEKLRPFLDLRVSVTGGVHFDLVKRVLRDIQRAGQEPEEIIHQISETVYPMYKAFIEPDLRTAHIKIINKFNPFTGFQSPTYILKSMRDVTVEQVKSVMSEEHAESTEQTYDIYLLPPGEDPETCQSYLRMRNKDGKYNLMFEEWVTDHPFVISPRITFEVSVRLLGGLMALGYTIAAILKRSSHVFSDERVCVKIDWLEQLNRHYVQVQGRDRIVVKCVAEQLGLEGSYVPRTYIEQIQLEKLVNEVMALPDDLKTKLSIDEDSVSSPKEALSRASAERAARIKNLRSGMSHSYSTNRDKNLSKNRRFEDRTADSSATLANQGAVTHLSEQISTLNDRMDDFTSRIEELNSKLTSTKSSPSSQNIALQAETYNGSAPTSYFISGLGNGSLTGPMMPNSSSSSQLAKESSLFDELSSIARGQRQVMHQLDNLSNLLREKLEERSERDRRHNTNVTPENDLTRISIILASLAVSSLGIFWFKGLLSRN, from the exons ATGCCCGAAAGCTTCTACGCTTTTCTTTTGCTGAACCACACTTGTAACAGAAAAACAGAGTATCAGCACGGGAAGAG cagaaaatcaattataatatcaatgGCTAAAGATACTTCTAACGTTGATTTAGCTCATCGGAAACCTGGTCTCTTGAAAGATCAAGTTCGGTTGATTAAAAGGAAGGACTCTGACCGCTATGAGATCGCTCCTATTCCTGATAATTTGTCTTTTGAGAAAGGTTTCTTTGTTGTAGTCCGTGCATGCCAGTTATTGGCACAGAAGAACGATGGACTTATACTGATAGGTGTAGCTGGCCCCTCCGGGGCTGGTAAGACTGCGTTCACTGAGAAGATACTAAACTTTATGCCAAGCATAGCTGTCATTTCAATGGACAATTACAATGATGCAAGTCGGATTATCGATGGGAACTTTGATG ATCCACGCTTGACAGACTATGACACTTTGCTGAAAAACATTCAAGATCTGAAGACAGGGAAGCCTGTTGATGTCCCAGTATATGATTTCAAATCTAGCTCTCGCACAGGATACAG GACACTTGAAGTCCCAAGCTCCCGTATTGTGGTTATCGAGGGCATCTATGCTTTAAGTGAAAAGTTGCGTCCTTTTCTGGATCTTCGAGTTTCTGTGACAGGTGGTGTTCACTTTGATCTTGTTAAACGGGTTTTACGGGACATACAACGTGCTGGACAGGAACCAGAAGAAATAATACACCAAATATCTGAAACA GTGTATCCTATGTATAAGGCTTTTATTGAGCCTGACCTCCGCACTgcacatataaaaattatcaacaaatttaaccCATTTACTGGATTCCAGTCTCCTACTTATATACTTAAG TCTATGAGGGATGTAACTGTCGAGCAAGTCAAATCCGTCATGTCTGAAGAACATGCCGAAAGTACAGAACAAACTTATGACATATATCTTCTACCGCCTGGTGAAGATCCGGAGACCTGCCAATCTTATTTGCGGATGCGTAATAAAGATGGAAAGTACAATCTCATGTTTGAG GAATGGGTCACCGATCATCCATTTGTCATATCTCCAAGAATAACTTTTGAAGTTAGCGTGCGGCTTCTTGGTGGACTAATGGCCTTGGGATACACAATAGCAGCCATACTCAAAAGAAGCAGCCATGTCTTTTCTGATGAAAGGGTCTGCGTGAAAATTGATTGGCTGGAGCAGTTAAACCGTCATTATGTTCAG GTACAAGGTAGAGATCGCATTGTCGTAAAATGTGTAGCAGAACAACTGGGATTGGAAGGTTCATATGTTCCAAGAACTTACATTGAACAAATACAGTTGGAGAAACTCGTCAATGAGGTTATG GCACTGCCAGATGATTTGAAAACCAAGCTTAGCATAGATGAGGACTCTGTTTCAAGCCCAAAGGAAGCACTTTCCCGAGCCTCAGCAGAGAGGGCGGCAAGAATCAAGAATCTTAGAAG TGGCATGTCACACTCATATTCAACAAACAGAGATAAGAACCTGTCCAAGAACAGGAGGTTTGAGGATAGGACTGCGGACTCTTCAGCAACATTAGCGAATCAG GGGGCTGTCACACATCTTTCGGAACAGATTTCTACCCTAAATGACAGGATGGATGATTTCACGTCTCGCATTGAAGAGCTAAATTCGAAGTTAACAAGCACAAAATCTTCTCCTAGCTCACAAAATATAGCATTGCAAGCTGAAACCTATAATGGGTCGGCTCCAACTTCTTACTTCATATCAGGTTTGGGGAATGGATCTTTAACTGGACCTATGATGCCaaattcatcatcttcttcccaGCTAGCAAAAGAGTCATCTTTGTTTGACGAG CTATCGAGTATAGCAAGAGGTCAGCGCCAAGTTATGCATCAGCTGGACAACCTTAGCAATCTTTTACGTGAAAAATTGGAGGAAAGATCAGAACGTGACAGAAGACATAATACAAATGTAACTCCTGAAAATGATTTAACAAGAATTTCCATAATCTTAGCATCATTGGCAGTCAGCAGTTTGGGAATCTTTTGGTTCAAGGGTCTTCTATCCCGAAACTGA